The following are encoded in a window of Streptomyces sp. 11x1 genomic DNA:
- the ftsW gene encoding putative lipid II flippase FtsW: MPSSRTSRAPLQRVTRRPPVPRPPRENPLRRLHTRARKAWDRPLTAYYLILGGSLLITVLGLVMVYSASQITALQKSLPGTFFFRKQFLSASIGALLLLVASRMPVKLHRALAYPILAGCVFLMALVQVPGIGQSVNGNQNWIAVGGSFQIQPSEFGKLALVLWGADLLARKEDKRLLTQWKHMLVPLVPVAFLLLGLIMLGGDMGTAIILTAILFGLLWLAGAPTRLFAGVLSVAGLLGFVLITTSENRMGRLACIGATEPRTGADCWQAVHGIYALASGGIFGSGLGASVEKWGQLPEAHTDFIFAVTGEELGLAGTLSVLALFAALGYAGIRVAGRTEDPFVRYAAGGVTTWITAQAVINIGAVLGLLPIAGVPLPLFSYGGSALLPTMFAIGLLIAFARDEPAARAALAMRQPRFGRKRGGGPSGPGRWNTMRRRVSARSSGER, translated from the coding sequence ATGCCGAGTAGCCGTACGAGCCGTGCGCCCCTCCAGCGTGTCACCCGGCGGCCCCCCGTCCCCCGGCCGCCGCGCGAGAACCCCCTGCGGCGGCTGCACACCCGGGCCCGCAAGGCCTGGGACCGGCCGCTGACCGCGTACTACCTGATCCTCGGCGGCAGTCTGCTGATCACCGTGCTGGGGCTGGTGATGGTCTACTCGGCCTCGCAGATCACCGCCCTGCAGAAGTCGCTGCCCGGGACCTTCTTCTTCCGCAAGCAGTTCCTCTCGGCCTCGATCGGCGCCCTGCTGCTGCTCGTGGCCTCGCGGATGCCGGTCAAGCTGCACCGTGCGCTGGCGTATCCGATCCTGGCCGGCTGTGTGTTCCTGATGGCCCTGGTTCAAGTGCCCGGGATAGGGCAGTCGGTCAACGGCAACCAGAACTGGATCGCCGTCGGCGGCTCCTTCCAGATCCAGCCCAGCGAGTTCGGCAAGCTGGCGCTCGTGCTGTGGGGTGCCGACCTGCTGGCCCGCAAGGAGGACAAGCGGCTGCTCACGCAGTGGAAGCACATGCTGGTGCCGCTCGTTCCGGTCGCGTTCCTGCTCCTCGGGCTGATCATGCTCGGGGGTGACATGGGCACCGCGATCATTCTCACGGCGATCCTGTTCGGCCTGCTGTGGCTCGCGGGCGCCCCGACCCGGCTCTTCGCGGGCGTGCTGTCGGTCGCCGGACTCCTCGGGTTCGTCCTGATCACCACCAGCGAGAACCGGATGGGCCGCCTGGCCTGCATCGGAGCCACCGAGCCCCGGACCGGCGCCGACTGCTGGCAGGCCGTGCACGGCATCTACGCCCTGGCCTCGGGCGGAATCTTCGGCTCCGGGCTCGGTGCCAGTGTGGAAAAATGGGGCCAACTCCCGGAAGCGCACACCGACTTCATCTTCGCCGTCACCGGTGAGGAACTGGGCCTCGCGGGGACGCTGTCGGTGCTCGCCCTCTTCGCGGCTCTAGGCTATGCGGGTATCCGCGTGGCCGGACGCACGGAGGACCCCTTCGTCAGGTATGCCGCGGGAGGCGTGACCACCTGGATCACCGCTCAGGCGGTGATCAACATCGGTGCGGTGCTCGGTCTGCTGCCGATCGCCGGAGTCCCGCTCCCGCTGTTCTCCTACGGGGGATCCGCCCTGCTGCCGACCATGTTCGCCATCGGGTTGCTGATCGCGTTCGCGCGCGACGAACCCGCTGCGCGGGCGGCGCTTGCGATGCGGCAACCTCGCTTTGGTAGAAAACGGGGCGGCGGTCCTTCGGGGCCCGGGAGATGGAACACGATGCGACGGCGTGTCTCGGCACGTTCGTCCGGAGAGCGGTGA
- the murG gene encoding undecaprenyldiphospho-muramoylpentapeptide beta-N-acetylglucosaminyltransferase: MHVVLAGGGTAGHIEPALALADALRRQDPTVGITALGTERGLETRLVPERGYELALIPAVPLPRKPTPELITVPGRLRGTIKATEQILERTKADAVVGFGGYVALPGYLAAKRLGVPIIVHEANARPGLANKIGSRYAAQVAVSTPDSKLRDARYIGIPLRRSIATLDRAAVRPEARALFGLDPNLPTLLVSGGSQGARRLNEVVQQVAPYLQQAGIQILHAVGPKNELPQVHQMPGMPPYIPVPYVDRMDLAYAAADMMLCRAGAMTVAELSAVGLPAAYVPLPIGNGEQRLNAQPVVKAGGGLLVDDAELTPQWVQQNVLPVLADPHRLYEMSRAASEFGRRDADDLLVGMVYEAIASRR, translated from the coding sequence GTGCATGTCGTACTCGCCGGTGGCGGAACCGCCGGTCACATCGAGCCCGCGCTCGCCCTCGCGGACGCCCTGCGCAGGCAGGACCCGACCGTGGGCATCACGGCCCTGGGCACGGAGCGCGGCCTCGAGACACGCCTCGTCCCCGAGCGCGGCTACGAACTCGCGCTGATCCCCGCCGTACCCCTGCCGCGCAAGCCCACCCCCGAGCTGATCACCGTGCCCGGTCGGCTGCGCGGCACGATCAAGGCGACCGAGCAGATCCTGGAGCGCACGAAGGCGGACGCGGTCGTCGGCTTCGGCGGCTACGTCGCCCTGCCCGGTTACCTGGCCGCCAAGCGGCTCGGCGTGCCGATCATCGTCCACGAGGCCAACGCCCGCCCCGGCCTCGCCAACAAGATCGGCTCCCGGTACGCCGCCCAGGTCGCCGTCTCCACCCCGGACAGCAAGCTCCGCGACGCCCGCTACATCGGCATCCCGCTGCGCCGCTCCATCGCCACGCTCGACCGGGCCGCCGTGCGCCCCGAGGCCCGCGCGCTGTTCGGCCTCGACCCCAACCTGCCGACCCTGCTGGTCTCCGGCGGCTCCCAGGGCGCGCGTCGGCTCAACGAGGTCGTCCAGCAGGTCGCGCCCTACCTCCAGCAGGCCGGGATCCAGATCCTGCACGCGGTCGGCCCGAAGAACGAACTGCCGCAGGTGCACCAGATGCCGGGAATGCCCCCTTATATCCCGGTACCGTACGTGGACCGGATGGACCTCGCGTACGCCGCGGCCGACATGATGCTCTGCCGCGCGGGCGCGATGACCGTCGCCGAACTCTCCGCCGTAGGGCTCCCGGCCGCCTACGTCCCGCTGCCCATCGGTAACGGCGAACAGCGGCTGAACGCCCAGCCGGTGGTCAAGGCCGGCGGCGGACTGCTGGTCGACGACGCGGAACTGACCCCCCAGTGGGTCCAGCAGAACGTGCTGCCCGTCCTGGCCGACCCGCACCGGCTGTACGAGATGTCCCGCGCCGCCAGCGAGTTCGGCCGCCGGGACGCCGACGACCTGCTCGTCGGGATGGTGTACGAGGCGATCGCGTCGCGCCGTTAA
- a CDS encoding FtsQ-type POTRA domain-containing protein: MAGPTTAERGADEDLDSGPPPRRRLPGRRALIAAAVALVLIGGACVWTLYGSSWLRVERVSVSGTRVLTEAQVREVAAVPLGDPLISVDLDAIESRLLARLPRIDSVEVTRSWPHGIGLKVSERTPVLIVEATGNSGNYVEVDAKGVRFATVSRAPEGVPLLELTVSRSGSSAASLRRFGEDRLVREAVRVADAIPAAIAPQTLVVKVRSYDAISLELSGDRTVAWGSAERGRAKGRALTALMKAAPDAGHFDVSVPTAPASSGS, encoded by the coding sequence GTGGCCGGACCGACCACCGCCGAACGTGGCGCAGACGAGGATCTGGACTCCGGCCCGCCGCCCCGGCGGCGACTCCCCGGCCGCCGGGCGTTGATCGCCGCCGCGGTCGCCCTGGTCCTCATCGGAGGCGCCTGCGTCTGGACCCTGTACGGCTCCTCGTGGCTGAGGGTCGAGCGGGTCTCCGTGTCGGGCACCCGGGTGCTGACGGAGGCCCAGGTGCGCGAGGTGGCTGCCGTCCCGCTCGGCGACCCGCTGATCTCCGTCGACCTCGACGCGATCGAGTCACGGCTGCTCGCGAGATTGCCCCGAATCGACTCCGTCGAGGTAACCCGTTCCTGGCCCCATGGAATCGGGCTGAAAGTGAGTGAACGTACTCCGGTTCTGATTGTCGAAGCGACCGGAAATTCGGGCAACTACGTCGAAGTGGACGCGAAGGGTGTGCGTTTTGCCACGGTTTCACGTGCCCCGGAAGGTGTTCCCCTCCTGGAATTGACGGTCTCCAGGTCCGGTTCGTCCGCCGCCAGTCTGCGGCGATTCGGCGAGGACCGGCTCGTACGGGAGGCCGTACGGGTCGCCGACGCGATTCCGGCCGCGATCGCGCCCCAGACCCTGGTCGTCAAGGTCCGTTCCTACGACGCCATCTCGCTGGAGCTGAGCGGAGACCGTACGGTCGCCTGGGGCAGTGCGGAGAGGGGGCGCGCGAAGGGCCGCGCGCTCACCGCCCTGATGAAAGCGGCGCCCGATGCGGGGCACTTCGACGTGAGTGTCCCCACCGCGCCCGCGTCATCGGGGAGTTGA
- the ftsZ gene encoding cell division protein FtsZ yields MAAPQNYLAVIKVIGVGGGGVNAINRMIEVGLKGVEFIAINTDAQALLMSDADVKLDVGRELTRGLGAGANPAVGRKAAEDHREEIEEVLKGADMVFVTAGEGGGTGTGGAPVVANIARSLGALTIGVVTRPFTFEGRRRANQAEDGIAELREEVDTLIVIPNDRLLSISDRQVSVLDAFKSADQVLLSGVQGITDLITTPGLINLDFADVKSVMSEAGSALMGIGSARGDDRAVAAAEMAISSPLLEASIDGARGVLLSISGGSDLGLFEINEAAQLVSEAAHPEANIIFGAVIDDALGDEVRVTVIAAGFDGGQPPAKRDNILGSAAAKREEPAPARPAENRPSFGSLGSVKPKEEPPAPAPEPVNEVPVAPPVPPSRSYSDSAAEELDVPDFLK; encoded by the coding sequence GTGGCAGCACCACAGAACTACCTCGCAGTCATCAAAGTCATCGGTGTCGGCGGCGGTGGTGTCAATGCCATCAACCGGATGATCGAGGTCGGTCTCAAGGGCGTCGAGTTCATCGCCATCAACACCGACGCGCAAGCTCTGTTGATGAGCGACGCCGACGTCAAGCTCGACGTCGGCCGTGAACTCACCCGCGGACTCGGCGCCGGCGCCAACCCGGCCGTCGGCCGGAAGGCCGCCGAGGACCACCGCGAGGAGATCGAGGAGGTCCTCAAGGGGGCCGACATGGTCTTCGTGACGGCCGGCGAGGGCGGCGGCACCGGCACCGGCGGCGCGCCCGTCGTGGCCAACATCGCCCGCTCCCTCGGCGCCCTCACCATCGGCGTGGTCACCCGCCCCTTCACCTTCGAGGGCCGCCGCCGCGCCAACCAGGCCGAGGACGGCATCGCCGAGCTGCGCGAAGAGGTCGACACCCTCATCGTCATCCCGAACGACCGGCTGCTGTCCATCTCGGACCGCCAGGTCTCCGTGCTGGACGCGTTCAAGTCGGCCGACCAGGTCCTGCTCTCCGGTGTCCAGGGCATCACCGACCTGATCACCACCCCCGGTCTGATCAACCTCGACTTCGCCGACGTCAAGTCCGTCATGTCCGAGGCCGGTTCGGCCCTCATGGGCATCGGCTCGGCCCGCGGCGACGACCGCGCGGTGGCCGCCGCCGAGATGGCGATCTCCTCGCCGCTCCTGGAGGCCTCCATCGACGGCGCCCGCGGCGTCCTGCTCTCCATCTCCGGCGGCTCGGACCTCGGTCTGTTCGAGATCAACGAGGCCGCCCAGCTGGTCAGCGAGGCCGCCCACCCCGAGGCCAACATCATCTTCGGTGCGGTCATCGACGACGCCCTCGGCGACGAGGTCCGCGTCACGGTCATCGCGGCCGGCTTCGACGGCGGCCAGCCCCCGGCCAAGCGGGACAACATCCTCGGCTCGGCCGCGGCCAAGCGCGAGGAGCCCGCTCCGGCGCGGCCCGCCGAGAACCGCCCGTCCTTCGGCTCGCTCGGCAGCGTCAAGCCGAAGGAGGAGCCGCCGGCGCCCGCCCCGGAACCGGTGAACGAGGTTCCGGTCGCTCCGCCGGTCCCGCCGTCCCGGTCCTACTCGGACAGCGCCGCGGAGGAGCTGGACGTGCCGGACTTCCTCAAGTGA
- the pgeF gene encoding peptidoglycan editing factor PgeF, which translates to MIGRRENVSGAHFAFTDRWGGVSAAPYEELNLGGAVGDDASAVTTNRELAAKSLGLEPDRVVWMNQVHGADVAVVDGAWESGSGTGSGSASGDIPPVDAIVTTRRGLALAVLTADCVPVLLADPVAGVVAAAHAGRPGMIAGVVPAAVRAMAELGADPARIVARTGPAVCGRCYEVPEAMRAEVASVEPTAYAETSWGTPSVDVCAGVHAQLERLGVRDREQSPVCTLESRDHFSYRRDRATGRLAGYVWLD; encoded by the coding sequence GTGATAGGACGGCGCGAGAACGTGAGCGGCGCGCACTTCGCCTTCACCGACAGGTGGGGCGGGGTGAGCGCCGCTCCGTATGAGGAGCTCAATCTCGGCGGGGCGGTCGGGGACGACGCGTCCGCTGTGACGACCAACCGGGAGCTGGCGGCCAAGTCGCTGGGTCTGGAACCCGACCGGGTCGTCTGGATGAACCAGGTGCACGGCGCGGATGTCGCCGTGGTCGACGGAGCGTGGGAGTCCGGCTCCGGCACTGGTTCCGGCTCCGCCTCCGGCGACATTCCGCCCGTCGACGCGATCGTCACCACCCGGCGCGGTCTCGCGCTCGCCGTACTCACCGCCGACTGTGTGCCCGTGCTGCTGGCCGACCCCGTCGCCGGGGTCGTCGCCGCCGCTCACGCGGGCCGGCCCGGCATGATCGCCGGGGTCGTCCCCGCGGCCGTACGGGCCATGGCCGAACTCGGCGCCGACCCCGCCCGGATCGTCGCCCGCACCGGACCCGCCGTCTGCGGCCGGTGTTACGAAGTGCCCGAGGCGATGCGCGCCGAGGTGGCCTCCGTCGAGCCGACGGCGTACGCCGAGACCAGTTGGGGCACGCCCTCCGTGGATGTGTGCGCCGGAGTGCACGCACAGCTGGAGCGCCTCGGGGTGCGCGACCGGGAGCAGTCGCCCGTGTGCACGCTGGAGTCGCGCGATCACTTCTCGTACCGTCGCGACCGCGCCACAGGGCGACTCGCGGGATATGTCTGGCTGGACTGA
- a CDS encoding YggS family pyridoxal phosphate-dependent enzyme, whose product MTDRKTQLAGNLAKVEERIAAACVAAGRKREEVTLIVVTKTYPASDVRILSELGVRHVAENKDQDAAPKAAECSDLPLVWHFVGQLQTNKVRSVVRYADLVQSVDRSRLVTAVSKEAVRAGREVGCLIQVALDADESGRGERGGVGPGGIEELADLLARSPGVRVDGLMTVAPLTGQYAGRQRAAFERLMDLSTDLRRAHPAANMVSAGMSADLEDAVAAGATHVRVGTAVLGVRPGLG is encoded by the coding sequence ATGACCGACCGTAAGACACAACTCGCCGGAAACCTGGCGAAGGTGGAGGAGCGCATCGCCGCGGCCTGCGTGGCCGCGGGCCGCAAACGGGAAGAGGTGACCCTGATCGTGGTCACCAAGACCTACCCGGCGAGCGATGTGCGGATCCTGTCGGAACTCGGTGTGCGCCACGTCGCCGAGAACAAGGACCAGGACGCGGCGCCCAAGGCGGCCGAATGCTCGGATCTGCCCCTTGTGTGGCACTTCGTGGGCCAGTTGCAGACCAACAAGGTCCGTTCTGTGGTGCGTTACGCGGATCTCGTGCAGTCCGTCGATCGTTCCAGGCTTGTCACGGCTGTGTCGAAAGAAGCCGTTCGGGCCGGACGTGAGGTGGGATGTCTCATCCAGGTCGCGCTCGACGCCGACGAGAGCGGCCGGGGGGAGCGAGGAGGTGTCGGTCCGGGCGGAATCGAAGAGCTGGCCGACCTCCTGGCCCGGTCGCCGGGAGTGCGGGTCGATGGTCTGATGACCGTCGCGCCGCTCACCGGGCAGTACGCCGGACGCCAACGGGCCGCGTTCGAGCGGTTGATGGATTTGTCGACCGACCTGCGCCGAGCCCATCCGGCTGCGAACATGGTCTCCGCAGGGATGAGTGCGGACCTCGAGGATGCCGTGGCGGCCGGAGCGACACATGTACGCGTCGGCACTGCGGTACTCGGAGTCCGTCCCGGGCTCGGGTAA
- a CDS encoding cell division protein SepF: MAGAMRKMAVYLGLVEDDGYDGRGFDPDDDFEPELDPEPERDHRRHEPVHQSHQSHQSQRDESVRVVQPPVQREPVSHAASLPAESVRPARIAPVASITQERSSLEKNAPVIMPKVVSEREPYRITTLHPRTYNEARTIGEHFREGTPVIMNLTEMDDTDAKRLVDFAAGLVFGLHGSIERVTQKVFLLSPANVDVTAEDKARIAEGGFFNQS, from the coding sequence ATGGCCGGCGCGATGCGCAAGATGGCGGTCTACCTCGGCCTCGTGGAGGACGATGGGTACGACGGCAGGGGATTCGACCCCGATGACGACTTCGAGCCCGAGCTCGACCCGGAGCCCGAGCGGGACCACCGCCGGCACGAGCCGGTGCACCAGTCACACCAGTCACATCAGTCCCAAAGGGATGAATCGGTACGAGTGGTGCAGCCCCCGGTGCAGCGCGAGCCGGTGTCGCACGCCGCTTCGCTCCCCGCGGAATCGGTGCGACCCGCCCGGATCGCGCCCGTGGCGTCCATCACACAAGAACGTTCGAGTCTGGAGAAGAACGCGCCGGTGATCATGCCCAAGGTCGTGTCCGAACGAGAGCCTTACCGGATCACCACGTTGCACCCGCGGACCTACAACGAGGCCCGTACCATCGGGGAACACTTCCGTGAGGGCACCCCGGTGATCATGAATCTGACTGAGATGGATGACACAGATGCGAAGCGACTTGTCGACTTTGCGGCCGGTTTGGTGTTTGGTCTTCACGGCAGCATCGAGCGGGTGACGCAGAAGGTGTTCCTGTTGTCGCCTGCTAACGTCGATGTCACGGCGGAGGACAAGGCCCGCATCGCAGAGGGCGGGTTCTTCAACCAGAGCTGA
- a CDS encoding YggT family protein, producing the protein MSVVLTILYIALTVFFIVLIFRLVMDYVFQFARSWQPGKAMVVVLEATYTVTDPPLKLLRRFIPPLRLGGVALDLSFFVLMIIVFILRAVVASGMGAV; encoded by the coding sequence ATGAGCGTGGTCTTGACGATCCTCTACATCGCGCTGACGGTGTTCTTCATCGTGTTGATCTTCCGGTTGGTCATGGACTACGTCTTCCAGTTCGCCCGCTCATGGCAACCCGGCAAGGCGATGGTGGTCGTTCTGGAGGCCACCTACACTGTCACCGATCCACCGCTCAAGCTTCTGCGGCGGTTCATTCCGCCGCTGCGTCTCGGGGGCGTGGCGCTCGACCTGTCCTTCTTCGTGCTGATGATCATCGTTTTCATCCTGCGTGCGGTGGTAGCCAGCGGGATGGGAGCGGTGTGA
- a CDS encoding DivIVA domain-containing protein, whose protein sequence is MPLTPEDVRNKQFTTVRLREGYDEDEVDAFLDEVEAELTRLLRENEDLRAKLAAATRAAAQNQQNMRKPPEPQDQQGGMQQGGMQQQGGMQQQGMRGPGGPVPAGISGPPQQMGGPMGGPPQLPSGAPQLPAGPGGQGGQQGPGPMGQGPMGQGPMGQGQMQPQMGQGQMGQGPMGGQPPMQQMGGPMGGPMGGPMGGPGQGPGGDSAARVLSLAQQTADQAIAEARSEANKIVGEARSRAEGLERDARAKADALERDAQEKHRVAMGSLESARATLERKVEDLRGFEREYRTRLKSYLESQLRQLETQADDSLAPPRTPATASLPPSPAPSMAPAGASAPSYGGNPGGMGGGMGGAPAPAAPSYGGQQQMSPAMTQPMAPVRPQGPSPMGQAPSPMRGFLIDEDDN, encoded by the coding sequence ATGCCGTTGACCCCCGAGGACGTGCGGAACAAGCAGTTCACGACCGTCCGCCTCCGAGAAGGCTATGACGAGGACGAGGTCGATGCCTTCCTCGATGAGGTCGAAGCCGAACTGACGCGCCTGCTGCGCGAGAACGAGGACCTGCGCGCCAAACTGGCCGCGGCCACGCGCGCCGCTGCCCAGAACCAGCAGAACATGCGCAAGCCGCCGGAGCCGCAGGACCAGCAGGGCGGCATGCAGCAGGGCGGCATGCAGCAACAGGGCGGTATGCAGCAGCAGGGTATGCGAGGTCCCGGTGGACCCGTACCCGCCGGCATATCGGGCCCGCCGCAGCAGATGGGGGGCCCCATGGGTGGCCCGCCCCAGCTGCCGAGCGGTGCTCCGCAGCTGCCCGCCGGCCCCGGTGGCCAGGGTGGGCAGCAGGGTCCCGGCCCGATGGGTCAGGGACCGATGGGCCAGGGCCCCATGGGTCAGGGCCAGATGCAGCCGCAGATGGGCCAGGGCCAGATGGGCCAGGGTCCCATGGGCGGCCAGCCTCCCATGCAGCAGATGGGTGGCCCGATGGGCGGCCCCATGGGTGGTCCGATGGGCGGCCCCGGTCAGGGTCCCGGCGGCGACAGCGCCGCGCGCGTGCTCTCGCTGGCCCAGCAGACGGCCGACCAGGCGATCGCCGAGGCCCGTTCCGAGGCCAACAAGATCGTCGGTGAGGCCCGTAGCCGCGCCGAGGGTCTGGAGCGGGACGCCCGTGCCAAGGCCGACGCGCTGGAGCGGGACGCGCAGGAGAAGCACCGCGTCGCGATGGGCTCCCTGGAGTCCGCCCGCGCCACGCTGGAGCGCAAGGTCGAGGACCTGCGTGGCTTCGAGCGCGAGTACCGCACGCGTCTGAAGTCCTACCTGGAGTCGCAGCTGCGTCAGCTGGAGACCCAGGCGGACGACTCGCTGGCCCCGCCGCGTACCCCGGCGACCGCGTCGCTGCCGCCGTCCCCGGCGCCTTCCATGGCTCCGGCCGGCGCGAGCGCCCCGTCGTACGGCGGCAACCCGGGAGGCATGGGTGGAGGCATGGGCGGTGCCCCGGCTCCGGCCGCGCCCTCCTACGGCGGTCAGCAGCAGATGTCTCCGGCCATGACCCAGCCGATGGCTCCGGTCCGGCCGCAGGGCCCCTCTCCGATGGGGCAGGCTCCCTCGCCGATGCGCGGGTTCCTCATCGACGAGGACGACAACTGA